GACGACGGCGAGGGCCTGTTCCGGGGTCGCGACGCCCGCGCCGAGGACGAGGTCGCCGCTCTGGCCGGTCGTGGCGTCGTCGGGTTCGGCGAGGGTCACGTCGCGTACCTCCGCCTCGTCGGCGGCGACGACGACCTTGAGCAACGCGGCGCCGGCCGCGTCCACCACGCCAGCCACGGTGAGCATGCCGCGATTGTGCCCCGATCTTGTGCGCCAGGGCCAATGACCTGGGCGATCGTTGGCCGGAACGGACAATGACCTCCCGGCCCGGCGGGGACAGGATTGCCGCGATCCCTGTCGCGCCCGAAGGAGAAGACGCCATGTCCCCCGCCGAGTCAGTGCCCGCCCCCCAGCACGTCGCCGTCGTCGGCGCGGGGATGGTCGGGCTGGCCACCGCCTGGTTCCTGCAGGAGCGGGGGGTCCGGGTCACCGTGCTGGACCGTACGGGGGTCGCGGCGGGCGCGTCGTGGGGCAACGCGGGCTGGCTCACCCCCGGCATCACCACTCCCCTGCCGGAGCCGGCGGTGCTGCGGTACGGGGTGCGCGCCGTGCTGAGCCCGTCCTCGCCGGTCTACGTGCCGCCGCGCGCCGACCCCCGGCTGCTGCGGTTCCTGGCCGGCTTCGCGCGGCACAGCACCGCGTCGAGGTGGCAGAGCGCGATGCGGGCCCTCATCCCGGTGAACCGGCGGGCGCTGGCGGCGTTCGACGCGCTGACCGCCGGTGGGGTCGCGGCGCCGACGCACGAGGCGAAGTCGTTCCTCGCCGCGTACCGGACCGAGGCCGAACGGTCGGTCCTGCTCGACGAGCTGGCGCACATCCACTCCGCCGGCCAGGGGATCGAGTTCGACGTCCTGACCGGGGCCGAGGCACGGGAGGTGGAGCCCTCCCTGTCGGACGCGGTCGGCGCCGCCATCCGCCTGCACGACCAGCGCTACGTCAACCCGGGGCAGTACGTGCATGCGCTGGCCGACTCCGTCCGCGCGCGGGGCGGGGCGATCGAGACCGGGGTGGACGTCGTGGACGTCCGCGACGAGGCGACCGGGGTCCGGGTGCTGACCTCCGCCGGCACGGACGAGCGCTACGACGCGGTGGTGCTGGCGACCGGCACCTGGCTCGGCCAACTGGCCCGGCGCTTCGGCGTCCGCACCCTCGTGCAGGCCGGCCGCGGCTACAGCTTCAGCGTCGCGATCGAGCACCTGCCGGCCGGTCCGGTCTACTTCCCCGCGCAGCGCGTGGCCTGCACGCCGCTGGGCGACCGGCTGCGCGTCGCCGGGATGATGGAGTTCCGCAGCGCCGAGGCGCCGCTGGACCGGCGCCGCATCTCGGCCATCGCCGAGGCCGCCCGACCGCTGCTGCGGGGCGCCGACCTGGATGCCCGCACCGACGAGTGGGTCGGCTCGCGGCCCTGCACCCCCGACGGCCTTCCCCTGATCGGCCGGACCAGGTCGCCGCGCGTCTACGCCGCCGGCGGCCACGGCATGTGGGGCATCACCCTCGGCCCGCTCACCGGCGAACTGCTCGCCGAGCAGATCACCGGCGGCGGGCAGCCCGTCGAGCTGCGCCCGTTCGACCCACTGCGCTGACGGGCACCGCCCGGAACCGACGAGCCGCCGGCTGGGCCTCGCTGCACACCGGACGGATACCGCAGGCAGGCGGGAGACGGGCGAGCCTCCCGCCTCCCGCCCCGCGGCCACCGGATCAGCACAGCCGGACGTGCCAGCAGCCCAGAGCTTCCGGCGCCCGTCGAGGAAGCCCTGGTGGTCGGCAAGTCGCAGAGATCAGGGGGCGGTCGCGACCGGCGAGGGGTTGAGCCTGGCGAAGCCCTCCTGCCGCTGGTAAGGGAAGTACGGGTAGGGCGCGGTGCGGGCGCTGGCGGTGTCGAGCCGGGCGATCTGTTCGGGTGTGAGTGACCAGCCGACGGCTCCGATGTTCTGCCGCAGTTGCTCCTCGTTGCGGGCGCCGATGATCACGGTGGCCACGGTGGGTCGTCGCAGCAGCCAGTTGACCGCGATCTGCGGCACTGCCCGGCCGGTCTCGCGGGACAGATCGTCGAGGACGTCCACGATGCGGAAGAGGTGCTCGTCGTCGACCGGCGGGCCGAACGCGGCGGTGGCGTGCAGCCGGCTCGCGGGCGGTGGCGGGGTGTCGCGGCGGATCCTGCCGGTGAGTCGTCCCCAGCCGAGCGGGCTCCACACGACGGCTCCGACGCCCTGGTCGAGGCCCAGGGGCAGCAGTTCCCATTCGTAGTCCCGGCCGACCAGGGAGTAGTAGACCTGGTGCGCCACGTACCGGCAACGGTGGTCCCGGTCGGCGGCGGAGAGGGACTTCATGAGTTGCCAGCCGGCGAAGTTGGAGGCGCCGACGTAGCGGATCTTGCCGGCCCGCACCAGGTCGTCCAGTGTCGCTACGACCTCCTCGACGGGCGTCGCGGCGTCGAAGGCGTGCAGCTGGAACAGGTCGATGTAGTCGGTGCCGAGTCGGCGCAGCGCCGCGTCGACCGATCGGATGAGCCGGGCTCGTGAGGTCCCCGCGTCGTTCGGTCCGTCGCCGGTCGGCAGGCCGCTCTTGGTGGAGATCAGGACGGCGTCGCGTCGGCCTCTGATCGCCTGCCCCAGCACCTCCTCGGACGCGCCGTCGGAGTACACGTCCGCGGTGTCGAACATGGTTATCCCGGCGTCCAGGCAGATGTCCACGAGGCGCCTGGCCTCGCGCGCGTCCGTGTTGCCCCAGGCGCCGAAGAGCGGTCCGGAACCCCCGAAGGTGCCGGCACCGAAGCTCAGCGCGGGCACGGTGAGGCCGGATGCCCCCAGTCGTCGGTACTCCACGATCACACCCCTTTGTTAACGGAACTGTGGTTCCTTTAAGATGTTGAGTACGATAGCAGCCATCCGCAGTTAAGGGAACTGGAGACCCGTTATGACCGTCGGTGCCATCCGGCCCGGAGGACGGACCGCCCGGGTACGCGCCGCCGTGCTCCGAGCCGCCAGTGACGCGCTCATCGAGCACGGCTTCGACCGTCTCGACCTCGCCGATGTGGCGCGCCGCGCCGAGGTGGGCAAAACGACGGTCTACCGCCGCTGGGGTACGGTCGCCGGCCTCGTCGCCGATCTGCTGGCGGACATGGCGGAGCAGTCGTCGCCCCGGGCCGACACCGGCTCGCTGATCGGGGACCTGCGCGCCAATGCCCGGCTCGTGCAGCGCACCCTGGTCGATCCGCGCCAGGGCGCGCTGTTCCGGGCGGTCATCGTGGCCGCGACCTGCGACTCCCGTGCCGCCGAGGCGCTGCATCGCTTCTATGCCGTGCGCATCGCCGAGTGGGCTCCCTGCGTCGAGCAGGCCGTGCAGCGGGCGGAGCTGCCGGCGGGCACGGATGCGGCCGAAGTCATCCGCGCCGTCTCGGCCCCGCTCTACTACCGCCTGCTCGTCAGCGGAGATCCCGTCGACGAGGCCGCGGCGGACCGGGCTGCCGAAGGGGCAGCGGCAGCCGCCCGGGCCGGCGTCTACACGCCGACCAACGGTCGCAACTGACGGTGCGCCACATCCTCGGCTGCCGCGCTCGTTGCCGGGTCGGAGGCGGGCCGCCGCGCTCGTTGCCGGGCCCGAGGCGGCACGACAGGGACGGGGCCCTCGTTCGCCTCGGCCTCAGGTACGCCCGGCGTGGCGAGACGCCTGCCTACGTTCCGCGACCGGCGC
The nucleotide sequence above comes from Micromonospora sp. M71_S20. Encoded proteins:
- a CDS encoding FAD-binding oxidoreductase translates to MSPAESVPAPQHVAVVGAGMVGLATAWFLQERGVRVTVLDRTGVAAGASWGNAGWLTPGITTPLPEPAVLRYGVRAVLSPSSPVYVPPRADPRLLRFLAGFARHSTASRWQSAMRALIPVNRRALAAFDALTAGGVAAPTHEAKSFLAAYRTEAERSVLLDELAHIHSAGQGIEFDVLTGAEAREVEPSLSDAVGAAIRLHDQRYVNPGQYVHALADSVRARGGAIETGVDVVDVRDEATGVRVLTSAGTDERYDAVVLATGTWLGQLARRFGVRTLVQAGRGYSFSVAIEHLPAGPVYFPAQRVACTPLGDRLRVAGMMEFRSAEAPLDRRRISAIAEAARPLLRGADLDARTDEWVGSRPCTPDGLPLIGRTRSPRVYAAGGHGMWGITLGPLTGELLAEQITGGGQPVELRPFDPLR
- a CDS encoding aldo/keto reductase, whose protein sequence is MEYRRLGASGLTVPALSFGAGTFGGSGPLFGAWGNTDAREARRLVDICLDAGITMFDTADVYSDGASEEVLGQAIRGRRDAVLISTKSGLPTGDGPNDAGTSRARLIRSVDAALRRLGTDYIDLFQLHAFDAATPVEEVVATLDDLVRAGKIRYVGASNFAGWQLMKSLSAADRDHRCRYVAHQVYYSLVGRDYEWELLPLGLDQGVGAVVWSPLGWGRLTGRIRRDTPPPPASRLHATAAFGPPVDDEHLFRIVDVLDDLSRETGRAVPQIAVNWLLRRPTVATVIIGARNEEQLRQNIGAVGWSLTPEQIARLDTASARTAPYPYFPYQRQEGFARLNPSPVATAP
- a CDS encoding TetR/AcrR family transcriptional regulator — translated: MLRAASDALIEHGFDRLDLADVARRAEVGKTTVYRRWGTVAGLVADLLADMAEQSSPRADTGSLIGDLRANARLVQRTLVDPRQGALFRAVIVAATCDSRAAEALHRFYAVRIAEWAPCVEQAVQRAELPAGTDAAEVIRAVSAPLYYRLLVSGDPVDEAAADRAAEGAAAAARAGVYTPTNGRN